Proteins encoded by one window of Erwinia pyrifoliae DSM 12163:
- the rhlE gene encoding ATP-dependent RNA helicase RhlE: MSFDSLGLNADILRAVAEQGYNEPTPIQRQAIPVVLAGRDLMASAQTGTGKTAGFTLPLLQLLSSHNPHPKGRRPVRALILTPTRELAAQVGENVQDYSKYLDMRSLVVFGGVSINPQMMKLRGGVDVLVATPGRLLDLEHQNALDLSKVEILVLDEADRMLDMGFIHDIRRVLAKLPAKRQNLLFSATFSDEIKTLAEKLLHNPEQVEVARRNTASEQVTQHVHLVDKKRKRELLSLLIGRGNWQQVLVFTRTKHGANHLAEQLNKDGITAAAIHGNKSQGARTRALSDFKDGKIRVLVATDIAARGIDIEELPHVVNYELPNVPEDYVHRIGRTGRAAAVGEALSLVCVDEHKLLRDIERVLKREIPRMAIDGFEPDPSIKAEPIINGRQQQRGGGGGGGRGRGSQGQAPRGGSDRSASANRNGNGGERRQGNGNSAGAARGARPESGTGGAPRVNKTRPRRANPANNG; encoded by the coding sequence ATGTCATTTGATTCTCTCGGCCTCAATGCCGATATTTTGCGCGCTGTTGCAGAACAGGGCTATAACGAGCCAACGCCTATTCAGCGTCAGGCAATCCCGGTAGTGCTTGCTGGACGAGACCTGATGGCCAGCGCCCAGACGGGGACGGGTAAAACCGCAGGTTTTACTCTGCCATTACTGCAATTGCTGAGCAGTCACAACCCGCACCCGAAAGGCCGGCGACCGGTGCGCGCCCTGATCCTGACCCCGACTCGTGAACTGGCGGCTCAGGTTGGCGAAAACGTGCAGGATTACAGCAAATATCTTGATATGCGGTCGCTGGTGGTATTTGGCGGCGTCAGCATTAACCCGCAGATGATGAAACTGCGCGGCGGTGTGGACGTGCTGGTGGCGACGCCTGGCCGTCTGCTGGACCTGGAACATCAGAACGCGCTGGATCTGTCGAAAGTGGAAATCCTGGTACTGGACGAAGCGGACCGCATGCTGGATATGGGCTTTATTCATGATATCCGCCGCGTGCTGGCAAAACTGCCGGCCAAACGTCAGAACCTGCTGTTCTCGGCGACCTTCTCTGACGAAATCAAAACCCTGGCGGAAAAACTGCTGCACAACCCAGAGCAGGTCGAAGTTGCCCGCCGCAACACCGCTTCCGAGCAGGTGACCCAGCATGTTCACCTGGTGGACAAAAAACGCAAGCGCGAGCTGCTGTCCTTGCTGATTGGTCGCGGCAACTGGCAGCAGGTGCTGGTGTTTACCCGTACCAAACATGGTGCTAACCATCTGGCCGAGCAGCTGAATAAAGACGGCATCACCGCCGCCGCCATTCACGGTAATAAGAGCCAGGGCGCACGTACCCGCGCACTGAGTGATTTTAAAGACGGTAAAATCCGCGTGCTGGTGGCAACGGACATTGCAGCGCGTGGGATCGATATCGAAGAGCTGCCACACGTTGTGAACTATGAGTTGCCTAACGTGCCGGAAGACTATGTCCACCGTATCGGTCGTACCGGTCGTGCGGCGGCGGTCGGTGAAGCGCTGTCGCTGGTGTGCGTTGACGAGCACAAGCTGTTACGCGATATCGAACGCGTGCTGAAGCGTGAGATCCCGCGTATGGCGATCGACGGTTTTGAACCGGACCCAAGCATCAAAGCCGAGCCGATCATTAATGGTCGTCAGCAGCAGCGCGGCGGCGGCGGCGGTGGCGGACGTGGGCGCGGCAGCCAGGGGCAAGCCCCCCGAGGCGGCAGCGATCGTAGCGCCAGCGCAAACCGTAACGGTAACGGCGGCGAACGCCGCCAGGGTAACGGCAACAGTGCCGGTGCCGCGCGCGGTGCACGTCCTGAAAGCGGCACCGGTGGCGCACCACGGGTCAACAAAACCCGTCCACGCCGCGCCAACCCGGCGAATAACGGCTAA
- a CDS encoding YbhQ family protein produces MKWSHRIQIVTGQNCVHIALHLLLIAALVWGWKHQALLQVSTILLTLYAGVFTAMLLTQRLPHLRRIGDFLEDVTTTYYFGAAMMVLLVLSRIVHNNLLLGAVGVVMLAGPALVSLLVKERSQPPQRPR; encoded by the coding sequence ATGAAATGGTCCCATCGTATCCAGATTGTCACCGGACAAAACTGCGTACATATCGCACTGCACCTGCTGCTGATCGCCGCGCTGGTGTGGGGCTGGAAACATCAGGCGCTGTTGCAGGTCAGCACGATTTTACTGACGCTGTATGCCGGCGTATTTACCGCGATGTTGCTTACCCAGCGGTTGCCGCATCTGCGGCGTATCGGTGATTTCCTTGAAGATGTCACCACCACTTACTACTTCGGTGCCGCGATGATGGTGCTGCTGGTTTTGTCACGGATCGTGCACAACAACCTGCTGCTTGGTGCCGTCGGCGTGGTGATGCTGGCCGGGCCAGCGCTGGTTTCGCTGCTGGTCAAAGAGCGTTCACAGCCGCCCCAGCGTCCGCGCTAG
- a CDS encoding Bax inhibitor-1 family protein produces MDRYPRSDDSIVQRAGSGISVYMAQVYGWMTCGLLLTAFISWYAANTPAVMQLVFANRITFFGLIIFQLGLVFVLSGMVHKLSGAVATGLFMLYSALTGLTMASIFLVYTYSSIASTFVVTGGMFGAMSLWGYTTKRDLSGMGSMLFMALIGIVLASLVNIWLKSTALMWAVTYIGVVVFVGLTAYDTQKLKNIGEGINVEDKENMRRYSIMGALTLYLDFINLFLMLLRIFGNRR; encoded by the coding sequence ATGGATAGATATCCACGTTCTGATGATTCAATCGTTCAACGTGCCGGCAGCGGCATTTCGGTGTATATGGCCCAGGTTTATGGCTGGATGACTTGCGGTTTGCTATTGACGGCATTCATCTCCTGGTATGCGGCTAATACGCCAGCGGTGATGCAGCTGGTATTTGCTAACCGCATCACCTTCTTTGGTCTGATTATCTTTCAGCTGGGGCTGGTTTTTGTCCTGTCTGGCATGGTGCATAAACTCAGTGGGGCCGTGGCCACCGGGCTGTTTATGCTTTACTCGGCGCTGACCGGACTGACCATGGCCAGCATTTTCCTTGTGTATACCTATTCGTCAATTGCCAGCACCTTTGTGGTGACCGGCGGGATGTTTGGTGCCATGAGCCTGTGGGGTTATACCACCAAACGCGACCTGAGCGGCATGGGCAGCATGCTGTTTATGGCGCTTATTGGCATCGTGCTGGCGTCGCTGGTGAATATCTGGCTAAAAAGCACGGCGTTAATGTGGGCAGTCACCTATATCGGGGTGGTGGTGTTTGTCGGACTGACGGCTTACGACACGCAAAAGCTGAAAAACATCGGCGAAGGGATCAACGTTGAAGATAAAGAGAATATGCGTCGCTACTCGATAATGGGGGCGCTGACGCTGTATCTCGATTTCATTAACCTGTTCCTGATGCTGCTGCGTATTTTCGGCAATCGCCGTTAA
- a CDS encoding DUF1615 domain-containing protein codes for MNRSLQKLIIPLALLLASCSRHSSDNASAPRPADVKTQIARLLPEGVSDRKGWAGDIYVTFNGQNIPPSVSNLCAVIAVTGQESNFSADAAVSGLPKIAWGEIDRRAGQHHIPSFLVRTALLIKSPTGKSYADRLDHVKSEKELSAVFDDFIDMVPMGQKLFGNLNPIHTGGPMQVSIAFAEAHAKDYPYQVDGSIRREVFTRRGGMWFGTMHLLAYPANYTAPLYRFADFNAGWYASRNAAFQAAVSRLSGIKLALDGDLINYGSDSAGGTEKAVRLLGKRLDYSDRAIRRALEKGDGNDFDKTDLWQSVFALADKHAGKKLPREILPGIKLDSPKMTRNLTTAWFAQRVNSRYQSCLSRN; via the coding sequence ATGAACCGTTCTTTACAAAAACTCATTATTCCGCTGGCGCTACTGCTGGCGAGCTGTAGCCGCCATTCGTCAGACAATGCCTCTGCACCGCGTCCCGCCGATGTCAAAACTCAGATTGCCCGTTTGCTTCCTGAGGGAGTGAGCGACCGGAAGGGGTGGGCAGGGGATATTTATGTGACATTTAACGGCCAGAACATCCCGCCTTCCGTCAGTAACCTGTGCGCGGTGATTGCCGTCACCGGGCAAGAGTCGAATTTCAGCGCTGATGCGGCGGTAAGCGGTTTGCCGAAAATTGCCTGGGGTGAAATCGACCGCCGCGCCGGACAGCACCATATCCCGTCATTCCTGGTACGCACCGCGCTGCTGATCAAATCCCCCACCGGTAAAAGCTATGCCGACCGGCTGGATCACGTCAAAAGCGAGAAGGAGCTTAGCGCGGTATTTGATGATTTCATCGATATGGTGCCGATGGGGCAGAAGCTGTTCGGTAATCTGAACCCGATCCATACCGGTGGGCCGATGCAGGTCAGTATTGCCTTTGCCGAGGCCCACGCGAAAGACTATCCCTACCAGGTGGACGGCTCCATCCGGCGCGAGGTCTTTACCCGCCGTGGTGGCATGTGGTTTGGCACCATGCATCTGTTGGCTTATCCGGCAAACTACACTGCGCCATTGTACCGCTTTGCCGACTTCAACGCCGGCTGGTATGCCAGCCGCAATGCCGCCTTCCAGGCCGCCGTGTCGCGTCTCAGTGGTATTAAGCTGGCGCTGGATGGTGACCTGATTAACTACGGTTCAGACAGCGCCGGGGGCACCGAGAAGGCCGTGCGTCTCTTGGGCAAACGGCTGGATTACAGCGACCGGGCCATTCGCCGTGCGCTGGAAAAAGGTGACGGTAATGACTTCGACAAAACCGATCTGTGGCAATCGGTATTTGCCCTGGCCGATAAGCACGCTGGCAAAAAGCTACCGCGTGAAATTTTGCCGGGGATCAAGCTGGACAGCCCGAAGATGACGCGTAATCTTACCACCGCGTGGTTTGCCCAGCGCGTGAACAGCCGTTACCAGAGCTGTTTATCACGCAATTAA
- the moaE gene encoding molybdopterin synthase catalytic subunit MoaE: protein METRIRVGHLPFSISDEHQWLSASDLDGAVVTFTGKVRNHNLGDDVSALTLEHYPGMTEKALADIIAKARLQWPMQRVTVIHRIGELFPGDDIVLVGVSGAHRGAAFAAAEFIMDQLKTRAPFWKREATASGQRWVAARDSDRQAAARWKGNQ, encoded by the coding sequence ATGGAAACCCGGATCAGAGTCGGTCATCTGCCCTTCAGTATCAGTGATGAGCATCAGTGGCTGTCCGCTTCAGACCTGGACGGCGCGGTAGTGACCTTTACCGGGAAAGTGCGTAACCACAACCTGGGTGACGATGTCAGCGCGCTAACGCTGGAACACTACCCCGGCATGACAGAGAAAGCGCTGGCGGATATTATTGCGAAAGCGCGCCTGCAATGGCCGATGCAGCGGGTGACGGTGATCCACCGTATTGGCGAGCTATTCCCCGGCGATGATATCGTGCTGGTCGGCGTTAGCGGAGCGCACCGTGGGGCAGCCTTTGCTGCTGCCGAATTTATTATGGATCAACTGAAAACGCGCGCCCCGTTCTGGAAGCGTGAAGCCACCGCTAGCGGCCAGCGCTGGGTTGCTGCACGCGACAGCGATCGGCAGGCCGCCGCCCGTTGGAAAGGAAATCAATGA
- the moaD gene encoding molybdopterin synthase sulfur carrier subunit — MINVLFFAQVRELVGTDGLQVAAEYADVEALRRQLAEKGERWALALAPGKLLAAVNQTLVSLQHPLRAGDEVAFFPPVTGG, encoded by the coding sequence ATGATTAACGTGCTGTTTTTTGCCCAGGTGCGTGAACTGGTTGGTACTGACGGGCTGCAGGTGGCCGCAGAATACGCCGATGTCGAAGCGCTGCGCCGCCAGCTGGCGGAGAAGGGGGAACGCTGGGCGCTGGCGCTGGCGCCAGGTAAGCTGCTGGCGGCCGTGAATCAGACGCTGGTGTCGCTGCAGCATCCGCTACGCGCCGGGGATGAAGTGGCCTTCTTCCCGCCAGTGACCGGAGGTTGA
- the moaC gene encoding cyclic pyranopterin monophosphate synthase MoaC, whose translation MSQLTHINAAGEAHMVDVSTKQESVREARAEAFVVMHPQTLQMIIEGSHHKGDVFATARIAGIQAAKRTWELIPLCHPLLLSKVEVTLVAEPEHHRVRIESLCRLSGKTGVEMEALTAASIAALTIYDMCKAVQKDITIEQCRLLSKSGGKSGDFQAVSDD comes from the coding sequence ATGTCCCAGTTGACTCACATTAATGCTGCCGGAGAGGCGCATATGGTGGATGTTTCCACCAAACAGGAAAGCGTGCGCGAAGCGCGTGCCGAGGCGTTTGTGGTGATGCACCCGCAGACGCTGCAAATGATTATTGAAGGCAGCCATCACAAGGGTGATGTGTTTGCCACCGCGCGTATTGCCGGTATCCAGGCGGCAAAGCGTACCTGGGAACTGATCCCGCTGTGCCATCCGCTGCTGCTGAGTAAGGTCGAAGTGACGCTGGTGGCTGAACCTGAACATCACCGGGTACGAATTGAATCACTCTGCCGCCTGAGCGGTAAAACCGGAGTCGAGATGGAAGCACTGACGGCGGCTTCCATCGCCGCTCTGACCATTTATGACATGTGCAAAGCGGTGCAGAAAGACATCACCATTGAGCAGTGCCGTTTATTGAGTAAAAGCGGCGGCAAATCGGGTGATTTTCAGGCGGTGTCTGATGATTAA
- the moaB gene encoding molybdenum cofactor biosynthesis protein B, producing the protein MGKGSSDFIPLNVAVMTVSDRHSADSDSSGSYLREALAGAGHQVLDHAIVPDNRYRIRAVVSSWIASKDVQVVLINGGTGFNEKNATPEALRPLFDREVEGFGELFRMISWEDIATATLQSRALAGIANGTLIFAVPGSTAACQLAWERIIQHQLDARTRPCHFVSHLKKT; encoded by the coding sequence ATGGGAAAAGGCAGCAGCGATTTTATCCCCCTTAACGTGGCGGTGATGACCGTCTCCGATCGTCATAGCGCCGACAGCGACAGTTCCGGCAGCTATCTGCGTGAAGCGCTGGCCGGGGCGGGGCATCAGGTGCTGGATCATGCGATTGTCCCGGACAATCGTTACCGCATCCGCGCGGTGGTGTCCAGCTGGATTGCCAGTAAGGATGTGCAAGTGGTGCTGATCAATGGTGGCACCGGCTTTAACGAAAAAAACGCCACTCCGGAAGCGCTCAGGCCATTGTTCGACCGTGAAGTCGAGGGGTTCGGCGAACTGTTCCGCATGATTTCCTGGGAGGATATCGCCACTGCAACCCTGCAATCGCGCGCGCTGGCCGGTATCGCTAACGGTACGCTGATTTTCGCCGTTCCCGGTTCAACCGCTGCCTGCCAGCTTGCCTGGGAACGCATTATTCAGCACCAGCTTGATGCCCGTACCCGCCCCTGTCATTTTGTTTCGCATCTGAAGAAAACCTGA
- the moaA gene encoding GTP 3',8-cyclase MoaA, producing MSQFTDNFARRFYYLRLSITDVCNFRCTYCLPNGYQPQGAQNKRFLTLNEIRRVTRAFAAAGTEKVRLTGGEPSMRRDFTEIIAAVRENAAIRQLAVTTNGYRLQRDVARWRAAGLNALNVSIDSLDARQFHAITGQDKFDQVMRGIDVAFDAGFSKVKVNTVLMRDVNHQSLDTFLDWIRTRSIQLRFIELMETGDGGELFRQHHISGSVIRNRLLQQGWVLQVRERSDGPAQVFRHQDYQGEIGLIMPYEKEFCASCNRLRVSATGNLHLCLFGDGGVPLRDLLAHDDQQAELQARIAGSLLTKKQTHFLHQGNSGITQNLSFIGG from the coding sequence GTGTCACAATTTACTGATAACTTCGCGCGCAGGTTCTACTATCTGCGTCTGTCGATCACCGACGTGTGTAACTTTCGTTGCACCTACTGTCTGCCCAATGGCTATCAGCCCCAGGGCGCGCAAAATAAACGCTTTCTGACGCTGAATGAGATCCGGCGCGTCACGCGTGCGTTCGCTGCTGCCGGCACTGAAAAAGTGCGTCTGACGGGCGGCGAGCCTTCCATGCGCCGTGATTTCACCGAGATTATCGCTGCGGTACGTGAAAATGCGGCCATTCGCCAGCTGGCGGTGACCACTAATGGTTACCGCCTGCAACGCGATGTGGCGCGCTGGCGCGCTGCCGGACTAAACGCGCTCAACGTGAGCATCGACAGTCTGGACGCCCGCCAGTTTCACGCCATCACCGGACAGGATAAATTCGACCAGGTGATGCGCGGTATCGATGTGGCCTTTGACGCCGGCTTCAGCAAGGTCAAGGTGAACACCGTGTTGATGCGTGACGTCAATCACCAAAGCCTCGATACCTTTCTCGACTGGATCCGCACCCGGTCCATCCAGCTGCGCTTTATTGAGCTGATGGAAACCGGCGATGGCGGAGAGCTGTTTCGTCAACACCATATTTCCGGCAGCGTTATCCGCAACCGCCTGTTGCAGCAGGGCTGGGTTCTCCAGGTGCGCGAGCGCAGCGATGGCCCGGCGCAGGTATTCCGTCATCAAGACTATCAGGGCGAAATTGGCCTGATTATGCCTTATGAAAAAGAGTTCTGTGCCAGCTGTAATCGTTTGCGCGTCTCGGCTACGGGCAACCTGCATTTGTGTCTGTTCGGCGACGGCGGCGTGCCGCTCAGAGATTTGCTGGCGCATGACGACCAGCAGGCGGAGTTACAGGCGCGTATTGCCGGCAGCCTGTTAACGAAAAAACAGACGCATTTTCTGCATCAGGGCAATAGCGGTATCACACAGAATCTTTCATTTATTGGCGGTTAA
- a CDS encoding gluconeogenesis factor YvcK family protein translates to MRNRTLADLDRVVALGGGHGLGRVMSALSPLGSRLTGIVTTTDNGGSTGRIRRSEGGIAWGDMRNCLNQLIAEPGVASAMFEYRFNGHGELAGHNLGNLMLKALDHLSVRPLEAINVIRNLLKVDAFLIPMSEQPVDLVARDVDGRLVYGETDIDLMALPPQELMLSPAVSATREAVEAIGQADLILIGPGSFFTSLMPVLLLPEIAQALRRTTATMVFIGNLGKELSPAAAGMTTANKLEMMEKVIGKQVVDALLLGPCVDSARLGQRLVIQQPLEAEDIPYRHDRQLLRKALERAVQSMR, encoded by the coding sequence ATGCGCAATCGCACTTTAGCTGACCTCGATCGCGTGGTGGCTTTGGGGGGTGGACACGGACTGGGCCGCGTGATGTCCGCCCTGTCACCTCTGGGTTCCCGCCTGACCGGCATTGTTACCACCACGGATAACGGCGGCTCCACCGGTCGCATCCGGCGCTCCGAAGGGGGAATTGCCTGGGGAGATATGCGTAACTGCCTGAATCAGTTAATTGCCGAGCCGGGCGTGGCATCGGCAATGTTTGAATACCGCTTCAACGGTCATGGCGAACTGGCAGGACATAACCTCGGCAATCTGATGCTGAAAGCACTCGATCATCTTAGCGTACGGCCTTTAGAAGCCATTAATGTGATCCGAAATCTGCTGAAGGTTGACGCATTCCTGATCCCGATGTCCGAACAACCGGTCGATCTGGTGGCACGGGACGTTGACGGGCGTCTGGTCTATGGCGAAACGGACATTGACCTGATGGCGCTGCCACCACAGGAGCTGATGCTCTCACCGGCGGTTAGCGCCACGCGTGAAGCGGTAGAGGCGATTGGCCAAGCCGACCTGATCCTTATCGGCCCCGGCAGTTTCTTTACCAGCCTGATGCCGGTACTGCTGCTACCGGAGATTGCACAGGCGCTGCGCCGTACCACGGCGACGATGGTATTCATCGGCAATCTGGGTAAAGAACTGAGTCCGGCGGCTGCCGGGATGACGACCGCTAACAAGCTGGAAATGATGGAAAAGGTGATAGGGAAACAGGTGGTTGATGCGCTGCTGCTGGGGCCATGCGTTGACAGCGCCCGGCTTGGGCAGCGCCTGGTTATCCAGCAACCGCTGGAAGCAGAGGATATCCCCTACCGTCATGACCGCCAGCTGTTGCGCAAGGCACTGGAACGGGCAGTGCAGTCAATGAGGTAA
- the uvrB gene encoding excinuclease ABC subunit UvrB — MSKVFKLNSEFKPAGDQPEAIRRLKEGLEDGLAHQTLLGVTGSGKTFTVANVIADLNRPTMVLAPNKTLAAQLYGEMKEFFPDNAVEYFVSYYDYYQPEAYVPSSDTFIEKDASVNEHIEQMRLSATKALLERRDVVVVASVSAIYGLGDPDLYLKMMLHLTRGMVIDQRAILRRLAELQYARNDQAFQRGTFRVRGEVIDIFPAESDDYALRVELFDEEVERLSIFDPLTGQIESVIPRYTIYPKTHYVTPRERILQAMEEIKEELVQRKKVLLDNNKLLEEQRLSQRTQFDLEMMNELGYCSGIENYSRYLSARGPGEAPPTLFDYLPADGLLVIDESHVTIPQIGGMYRGDRARKETLVEYGFRLPSALDNRPMKFEEFEALAPQTIYVSATPGHYELEKSGGEVIDQVVRPTGLLDPIVEVRPVATQVDDLLSEIRQRVAINERVLVTVLTKRMAEDLTEYLTEHGERVRYLHSDIDTVERVEIIRDLRLGKFDVLVGINLLREGLDMPEVSLVAILDADKEGFLRSERSLIQTIGRAARNLSGKAILYGDKITPSMARAIGETERRREKQQLHNEEHGIVPQGLNKKISDILELGQGLAKNKAKPRNMKGRSIVEDDPAYVDLSPQGLQKRIHQLEAQMQQHAQNLEFEQAAQVRDQLHQVRELFIAAS; from the coding sequence ATGAGCAAAGTCTTCAAACTCAACTCCGAATTTAAACCCGCTGGTGACCAGCCGGAGGCTATCCGTCGCCTGAAAGAGGGGCTGGAAGACGGCCTGGCGCATCAAACCCTGCTCGGCGTGACCGGGTCGGGTAAAACCTTTACCGTGGCTAACGTGATTGCCGACCTGAACCGCCCGACGATGGTGCTGGCTCCAAACAAAACGCTGGCGGCGCAGCTGTACGGCGAAATGAAGGAGTTTTTCCCGGATAACGCAGTAGAGTATTTTGTCTCTTATTACGACTACTACCAGCCTGAAGCTTACGTTCCCAGCTCGGACACCTTTATCGAAAAAGACGCTTCGGTGAACGAACACATCGAGCAGATGCGTCTGTCGGCCACTAAAGCGCTGCTGGAACGGCGTGACGTGGTGGTGGTGGCATCGGTATCGGCGATTTACGGCCTCGGTGACCCCGATCTCTATCTGAAAATGATGCTGCACCTGACGCGCGGTATGGTGATTGACCAGCGCGCCATTCTGCGCCGGCTGGCAGAGCTGCAATATGCGCGCAACGACCAGGCTTTCCAGCGCGGTACGTTCCGCGTACGCGGAGAGGTTATCGATATCTTCCCGGCGGAGTCTGATGATTATGCGCTGCGCGTGGAGCTGTTTGACGAAGAGGTGGAGCGGCTGTCCATTTTTGACCCGTTAACAGGCCAGATTGAGTCGGTGATCCCGCGTTATACCATCTATCCCAAAACCCACTACGTGACGCCGCGCGAGCGCATCCTGCAGGCGATGGAAGAGATCAAAGAAGAGCTGGTGCAACGGAAAAAGGTGCTGCTGGATAACAACAAACTGCTGGAAGAGCAGCGCCTGAGCCAGCGCACCCAGTTCGATCTTGAGATGATGAACGAGCTGGGCTACTGCTCCGGGATTGAAAACTACTCGCGCTATCTGTCCGCACGCGGGCCGGGCGAAGCGCCACCCACGCTGTTTGACTATCTGCCCGCCGACGGTCTGCTGGTGATTGATGAATCCCATGTGACTATTCCGCAAATAGGCGGCATGTACCGTGGCGACCGGGCGCGCAAAGAAACGCTGGTGGAGTACGGTTTCCGTCTGCCGTCAGCGCTGGATAACCGCCCGATGAAGTTTGAAGAGTTTGAAGCGCTGGCACCGCAGACCATCTACGTTTCCGCCACGCCGGGTCATTACGAACTGGAAAAATCGGGTGGCGAGGTGATCGACCAGGTGGTGCGTCCTACCGGACTGCTCGATCCGATTGTTGAAGTGCGCCCGGTGGCAACGCAGGTGGACGATCTCCTTTCTGAAATCCGCCAGCGCGTGGCGATTAACGAACGCGTGCTGGTCACGGTACTGACCAAACGTATGGCGGAAGATTTAACCGAATACCTCACAGAGCACGGTGAGCGGGTGCGCTATCTGCACTCGGACATTGATACCGTGGAGCGCGTGGAAATCATTCGCGATCTGCGGCTGGGCAAGTTTGACGTGCTGGTAGGGATCAACCTGCTGCGTGAAGGGCTGGATATGCCTGAGGTTTCGCTGGTGGCCATCCTCGATGCAGACAAAGAGGGCTTCTTGCGTTCTGAGCGTTCCCTGATCCAGACTATTGGCCGTGCTGCGCGTAACCTTAGCGGTAAGGCGATCCTCTACGGCGATAAAATCACCCCGTCGATGGCGCGCGCAATTGGCGAAACCGAACGTCGCCGTGAGAAGCAGCAGCTGCACAATGAAGAGCACGGCATTGTCCCGCAGGGCCTTAACAAGAAAATCTCCGATATTCTGGAGCTGGGCCAGGGGCTGGCGAAGAACAAAGCCAAACCGCGTAATATGAAAGGGCGCAGTATTGTCGAAGACGATCCGGCCTACGTCGATCTGTCGCCGCAGGGACTGCAAAAGCGCATCCACCAGCTGGAAGCGCAGATGCAGCAGCATGCACAGAATCTGGAATTTGAACAGGCCGCCCAGGTTCGTGACCAGCTGCACCAGGTGCGCGAGCTGTTTATCGCGGCGTCCTGA
- a CDS encoding ABC transporter ATP-binding protein, which translates to MLSLRSVNQFYGQNHILWDVDLELEPGTCTGILGRQGMGKTTLVNCIMGHLPINSGSMTWQGVSGPPQDLLLQPVETRASLGIGYVPQGRHIFSQMSVEENLQIALLAGAGMACHRAIPKRVYDLFPALWSLRHQRSGELAIDQQQQLALARALVLQPRLLILDEPTEGMSPWLEEEMGNLIHRLSHDFGMTILLLEQRLSFIRRVADYFLLLHRGRNVAHGKVALLDDRVVNTWLAV; encoded by the coding sequence ATGCTCAGTTTACGTTCAGTCAATCAGTTCTACGGGCAAAACCACATTTTGTGGGACGTCGATTTGGAGCTTGAACCCGGTACCTGCACCGGTATTCTCGGGCGGCAGGGCATGGGGAAAACCACGCTGGTAAACTGCATTATGGGACATCTGCCGATCAACAGCGGCTCCATGACATGGCAGGGTGTCAGCGGGCCGCCACAGGATCTGCTGCTGCAACCGGTGGAAACCCGCGCCTCGCTGGGGATCGGTTATGTGCCACAAGGACGGCACATTTTCTCTCAGATGAGCGTTGAAGAGAATTTGCAAATCGCCCTGTTGGCCGGTGCAGGTATGGCATGCCACAGGGCGATCCCGAAGAGGGTTTATGATCTGTTTCCTGCGCTGTGGTCATTGCGCCACCAGCGCAGCGGTGAGCTGGCCATCGACCAGCAGCAACAGCTGGCGCTGGCGCGTGCGCTGGTATTGCAGCCCAGGCTGCTGATTCTGGATGAACCCACGGAAGGCATGTCACCGTGGCTGGAAGAGGAGATGGGAAATCTGATCCATCGACTGAGTCACGATTTTGGTATGACTATTCTGCTGCTGGAACAGCGCCTGTCGTTTATCCGTCGCGTAGCCGACTATTTTCTGTTGCTGCATCGCGGACGTAATGTGGCTCACGGCAAAGTGGCGCTGCTCGATGACCGCGTGGTCAATACGTGGCTGGCGGTGTGA